A region from the Flavobacterium enshiense genome encodes:
- a CDS encoding rhodanese-related sulfurtransferase, whose product MQLYNTLSAEERAELIDQAGKQRLTLSFYAYAHIEDPKKIRDDLFIEWNKLDALGRTYVAKEGINAQMSVPAENLEAFRDTLEAYDFMQGIRLNVAVEHDDHSFLKLTVKVRHKIVADGLNDETFDVTNKGVHLRAKEFNAILDDPNTIVVDFRNHYESEVGHFKGAITPDVETFRESLPIINEQLKDFKEDKNLVMYCTGGIRCEKASAYFKHQGFKNVFQLEGGIINYAKQIKEEGLESKFIGKNFVFDHRLGERITEDIVSQCHQCGKPCDNHTNCENDACHLLFIQCDECKEAMDNCCSTECLEITHLPLVEQIKRRRGAQVGNKVFRKGKSESLKFKKSGELTDTPLAKADPTVSELAKQKPKTIRQKIKIKKTLLGKVEHYYVKAQIGLFIIENQELNLGDKVLISGPTTGNEELVLDKMFVNGTEASEAKPGDKVTFAVPFRVRLSDKLFKIIS is encoded by the coding sequence ATGCAACTGTATAACACCTTAAGCGCAGAAGAAAGAGCCGAGCTTATCGATCAAGCCGGAAAACAACGCCTTACGTTGTCTTTCTATGCCTATGCGCACATTGAAGATCCGAAAAAAATCAGAGACGATTTATTTATTGAATGGAACAAGCTTGATGCTTTGGGCCGTACTTATGTAGCCAAAGAAGGTATCAACGCACAAATGTCGGTTCCGGCCGAAAATCTTGAAGCCTTCCGTGATACTCTGGAAGCTTATGATTTCATGCAAGGCATCCGTCTTAATGTAGCTGTGGAGCACGATGATCATTCGTTTTTAAAATTAACAGTAAAAGTACGTCACAAAATTGTGGCCGACGGTTTAAATGACGAAACGTTCGACGTAACCAATAAAGGGGTTCACTTAAGAGCAAAAGAGTTTAATGCAATTTTGGATGATCCGAATACAATCGTGGTGGATTTCCGAAACCATTACGAAAGTGAAGTAGGTCATTTCAAAGGCGCGATTACCCCGGATGTGGAAACCTTCCGTGAATCGCTTCCGATTATAAACGAACAGTTGAAAGACTTCAAAGAAGATAAAAATCTGGTAATGTACTGTACAGGAGGAATCCGATGTGAGAAGGCTTCGGCTTATTTCAAACATCAGGGATTTAAAAACGTTTTTCAGTTGGAAGGCGGTATCATCAATTACGCCAAACAGATTAAGGAAGAAGGTCTGGAAAGCAAATTCATAGGTAAGAACTTCGTGTTCGACCACCGTTTGGGAGAACGTATCACCGAAGATATCGTTTCGCAATGCCACCAGTGTGGAAAACCTTGCGACAACCATACGAACTGCGAAAATGATGCCTGCCACTTGTTATTTATCCAGTGTGATGAATGTAAAGAAGCGATGGACAACTGTTGTTCGACAGAATGTTTGGAAATTACGCATTTGCCTCTAGTGGAACAGATTAAACGCAGAAGAGGGGCACAGGTGGGGAACAAAGTCTTCCGAAAAGGAAAATCAGAATCGCTGAAATTCAAGAAATCAGGCGAGTTAACCGATACTCCTTTGGCTAAAGCTGACCCGACCGTTAGCGAACTGGCGAAGCAAAAACCGAAAACCATCCGTCAGAAAATAAAAATAAAAAAGACGTTACTTGGTAAAGTTGAACATTACTACGTAAAAGCACAGATCGGGCTTTTCATTATCGAAAATCAGGAGTTGAATCTTGGGGACAAAGTTTTGATTTCCGGACCAACAACAGGTAACGAAGAACTGGTTTTAGATAAAATGTTCGTTAACGGAACTGAAGCATCCGAGGCAAAACCGGGTGATAAAGTGACATTTGCAGTGCCGTTCCGAGTGAGATTATCCGATAAATTATTTAAAATTATCAGCTAA
- a CDS encoding peptidase U32 family protein, with translation MTTSGRIELMAPAGNFESMQAALDNGCDSIYFGVEQLNMRARATVNFVMDDLPEIARRCNEKNVRTYLTLNTIIYDHDLSVVKTLLTKAKESGITAVIASDQAVIMTAKTMGIEVHISTQLNVTNIETVKFYSLFADTIVLSRELSLRQVKKITDEIEREQIKGPSGNLVEIEIFGHGALCMAVSGKCYLSLHSHNSSANRGACKQNCRKKYTVIDQESGFEIEIDNEYMMSPKDLCTIDFLDQVIDSGIKVLKIEGRGRAADYVATVVRTYREAIDAYYEGTFTKEKINTWMEDLSTVYNRGFWSGYYLGQKLGEWSDNPGSSATQKKVYVGKGMHYFPKSGVAEFKIEAYDIKKGDKLLITGPSTGAQELVLEEMLVNDQDSEKATKGDSCTLKVPFRIRLSDKMYKIVEN, from the coding sequence ATGACCACTTCCGGAAGAATTGAACTAATGGCGCCGGCAGGAAATTTCGAATCGATGCAGGCCGCTTTGGACAATGGTTGTGATTCCATTTATTTTGGAGTGGAGCAGCTGAATATGCGTGCGCGTGCCACGGTAAATTTCGTAATGGATGATTTACCGGAAATTGCCCGCCGTTGTAACGAAAAAAACGTCAGAACCTATCTGACTTTAAATACGATCATTTATGATCACGATTTGTCGGTTGTGAAAACATTGCTTACCAAAGCCAAGGAATCAGGAATAACAGCGGTGATTGCTTCGGACCAGGCGGTTATCATGACGGCAAAAACGATGGGGATTGAGGTGCATATTTCGACCCAGTTGAATGTTACGAACATTGAAACCGTAAAATTCTACAGTCTGTTTGCCGACACTATCGTATTGTCTCGGGAACTGAGTTTGCGTCAAGTAAAGAAAATTACCGATGAAATCGAAAGGGAACAGATCAAAGGACCATCAGGGAATCTGGTGGAAATTGAAATATTCGGACACGGAGCTCTGTGCATGGCAGTTTCAGGGAAATGTTACCTGAGCCTGCATTCGCATAATTCGTCTGCAAACCGAGGGGCGTGCAAACAAAATTGCCGTAAAAAATATACGGTTATCGATCAGGAAAGCGGATTTGAAATTGAAATCGATAACGAATACATGATGTCGCCTAAAGATTTATGTACGATTGATTTTCTGGATCAGGTAATTGATTCGGGCATCAAAGTACTGAAAATCGAAGGACGTGGAAGAGCTGCGGATTATGTGGCAACCGTAGTGAGAACCTACAGGGAAGCCATCGATGCCTATTACGAGGGGACGTTTACCAAAGAAAAGATAAACACTTGGATGGAAGATTTGTCGACTGTGTATAACCGCGGATTTTGGTCGGGTTATTACTTGGGACAAAAATTAGGAGAATGGTCAGACAATCCGGGTTCGAGCGCCACTCAGAAAAAGGTATATGTTGGTAAAGGAATGCATTATTTTCCGAAATCGGGTGTGGCCGAGTTCAAAATAGAGGCTTACGATATCAAAAAAGGCGATAAACTTCTGATTACAGGCCCAAGCACGGGAGCTCAGGAACTGGTTTTAGAAGAAATGCTGGTAAACGATCAGGATTCCGAAAAGGCAACCAAAGGCGACAGTTGTACGCTGAAAGTTCCGTTCCGTATCCGTTTGTCGGACAAGATGTATAAAATTGTAGAGAACTAA
- a CDS encoding ferredoxin: MVIITLQRDKCIGCNYCVEMAPAQFQMSKKDGKTVLLKSVDTKGFHTLKSPDHSIVENCELAEKACPVKIISVKEV; the protein is encoded by the coding sequence ATGGTCATCATCACATTACAAAGAGACAAATGCATCGGTTGTAATTATTGTGTGGAAATGGCTCCGGCGCAGTTTCAGATGTCTAAAAAAGACGGGAAAACTGTGTTGCTGAAATCAGTTGATACCAAAGGATTCCATACTTTAAAATCGCCTGATCATTCTATCGTTGAAAATTGTGAACTGGCAGAAAAAGCCTGCCCTGTGAAAATAATTTCGGTAAAGGAAGTTTGA